GTGCCGCTTCGGGCCACAACTGCTTTATCCGCTCGGCCTCCACACGGTCCACCTGGCCGGTCAGATCGTAATCCCAACCCTCATTCCCAGCTCGCAGGCCTCCGCTGAGCAGAATAGTGCTATCGCCATCCTGGACCAGCATTTCCCCCAAACGCAGCCGAAACGGGTTCAGCTCTAGCTTAAGGTCTGCGGTCACACCGGTCAGTTCCAGTGGCGCATCATACATGTCTTTTGGGTTCAGCCGAAGATCCGAGAACTTTAATTGCCCCACCAGATCGGTCAGCTTGCCATTTTCAACCCCGCTCAGATGGGCCTCTCCCACCATGGTTCCGGCCCCCCAACCACTGTTCACCGTCAACTCGTCAAAGCTAAGGACCTGAGTTTCCGGCACATAGGTCATGTAAAGACTGGCACCCTGGAACGGGATTGGCAGAGTTTGGTCGGTCGGTTGCAAAACACCATTGCCAATCAACAAGCTGGTCGAAAAAGGCAATATCACTCCGTCGCTGTCTATGCCGCCCCGCAACGATCCCGATATCGGCGCCCGCAGCACCTGCAACCAGCCAAGCGCCGGACTTTGCAACGCAATATCCTCGCTGGCGACCTCACTGACCAGAACACCAAACTCAGCCGCTGGATCGCCAATCGCCGAGCGGTAATTGGCCTCAACCGTACTGGCATAATCACGGCCACTGAGAACAGAAAAACCGCCAGAGATATCCAGGTCCTGCCCCTCACGGCTCAACCGCATATGGCCACCATCCAGGGTCCAGGCCCGCCCCTGCCTGGCGTCCTCATAGCGCAGGGTAAGGGCTTCAGTTTCAATTTCGACCAAAGCGGTCAAAGAGGGCTGTAGCAACAGGCTGTCAAACTGTTCGATCAATTGCGGCACGCCCGCCGCCTGTCGCACTGGTGTCTCGTCACTGGACAGACTCAACGCCACGTCACCGCTTTTGTCCCGTCGCAAAGTGGCAAACACTCCGCTGATGCTAATCCGTTTTGGTTGCACCAGACCCGACAACAAAGGCCGCATTGCCAAAGAGACCTGCGCATCCGTCAATTGCGCCATCACCGTGCCGTCAGGCTTGCGCAAAATGACATCCCGCAATCCAACTCTGGGGCGCCAACCCTGATTAACCACCATGTATATCTGGCCGAACTCGATCTCCATCTCGCCCAGGTTTCGCTCTATCCGGGATTCAACCCGTTGGCGCAGCCAGTCAGGTGCATCGAATCGACGCCCAAGTCCAAAATAAATCACACCGGCCAGCACCCCACACAAGAGGGTTAACATCCACCCCGACAGGCGCAGCATCAGTCGACGCCGACGCCCCCTGACCCGTCCGGGACCGACATTCACATCCGCCGAGCCTAGGGGCTCTGCTTCTGGGCCAGGTATTTTCACAGCACGCGTAATCTGTGTTTTTCCTTTGCCTGTGGCGACTGTTCTGTGGCAGCCAGCCTCCACAGAGTTTCATGGAGACGTTAATAATGCTCAACACCTCAGACCCGGCCCCGGATTTCACACTGCCCCAAGCGGGAGACGGCGGAAACGTTTCCCTAACGGAGCTGCGAGGCAAAGCCTTTGTGCTGTTTTTCTATCCCCGGGATAATACGCCGGGCTGCACCAAGGAATCCATCGGATTTTCCAGTCAGTTGCAGGCTTTCGCCGAGGCAGGGGTACAGGTGTTCGGGATCTCAAAGGACAGCCTCAGGAAACATGACAATTTCATCGCAAAACACCAGTTGACCACGCCCCTACTATCCGATGCCGACGGCACCATGTGCGAAGACTACGGAACCTGGAAAGAAAAGACGCTCTACGGCAAGAAACACTGGGGCATCGAACGGTCTACCTTTTTGATCGATGCCGAGGGGCGCATTGCCCATATTTGGCGAAAGGTCAAAGTCGATGGCCATGTAGAAGAGGTTCTCACCGCCGCACAAGCGCTTTGATCCGTCCCAACCGCGCCGCGCCCTAGCGCGGCGCCACGCCCAAGTCCGCCAAGGTTCAGCGCAGCTGATCCTGCGGACGCGGGAGCTCCCGCCCGTCGCTGGGCTTTGACAAAGCCCGCTCCCGTTGGGCCGGGCGCCGCGCTAAAGCGCGGCGCGGCTGTGGCTGGATTTAATGTCCGACCCAGACCACTCGCCGGTCCAGTATTCGATGAAGACTATTGTCTGTCAGTAATGTTGACGCCCACCAGAAAATCAAACAGACCGCCAATCACCGCCAAAATTTCGCTGGTAACCCTATTAAATATGGAGACAGCCGGGAACTGGCGTTGTATCCGACTGACAGCCCTAAACTCACACAAAAGATAATTAGAAGCTCATGAACATGGCCATACCAACAACCCTAACCGCGATGGCGGTGGATGTGCTGACCACGGCAGATGGCCGCGCCAAGGCCGACAAATCACGGGCCTATGCCAGAGTATGGGCAACAGCCCGGGAAAATGGCGGTTCCATAGCGCTTGGGAACTCTACTCCACCGGATCACCCTGCCCGGCCGGACCAACCAGAATTGCTTAATCCCCGGGATGTACCAAAGCGGAAACCCGGTTCCCCTGCTGGCAGAATTGCCCTGCTGCATGCCGTCGCTCATATCGAGTTGAACGCCGTGGATCTGCACTGGGACATAATCGCACGGTTTGCCCATATACAGATGCCGATGGGGTTTTATGATGACTGGGTAAAGGCCGCCGACGACGAAGCCAAGCATTTTGGTCTCATGTGCGATTGCCTGGAAAGCATGGGCAGCTTTTATGGGGCCCTGCCCGCGCATGATGGAATGTGGCGGGCAGCAGAAGACACCGCGCTGGACTTTCAGGGACGGTTGGCCATCGTGCCAATGGTTCTTGAGGCGCGCGGGCTGGATGTCACACCAAAGATGATCGAGCTTTTCGAGAAGGCGGGCGACACTGCCGCGGTTGACAGTCTCAACATCATTTATACCGAAGAGGTCAGCCATGTGGCCTATGGATCAAAGTGGTTCAATTTCGGCTGCGGCAGAGAAAACAGTGACCCCAAAGAGATGTTCCACGCCCTGGTACGGCGCTATTTCAAATCGACACTAAAGCCACCCTTTAACGAAGAAAAACGCGCTGACGCTGGAATTCCACCAGATTTCTACTGGCCGCTGACAGAGGGTCCGAGCGATCCATTGTCAGCGAAGACAAAGGGCTAACCCACCTCTATGACGTCGATTTACGCCGTCGGCGGGTTGTTGCCCATGGTTGGCGGTTTCCCCCTGCTCAAGGCCGCAATTGGTCAACAGGCTTGCCCAATCTCTTGCGGCTGTCTATTCATTGCTGCTGAGGGGCCGACACCAGGCAGGCGACGGCCCCTTTGATATGGGATGGAACAAGGATCAGCACGTGCGCACACGTCTGGCTATAAAAATTCACGGGTTTCTGGAGCGATGCTTCCCCGAACGACGCGTTTTCCTGAAATCTGACACGGATACGCGCTTTATTCGATTGCGACCTGAAACCCAGTTGATCGCAGTCGCGGGCACCTGTGTGATTGTTGCCTGGGGCATCGTCGCCACTGCCATTGTCCTGATGGACAGCATCGGCTCGGGCAACTTTCGCGAGCAGGCTAAACGTGATCAGGAAACCTACCGCGAGCGGCTGAATGCGCTGTCAGAGGAACGTGATACCCGCGCCGTCGAGGCCCTGGCAGCACAACGTCGCTTCAATGCGGCGCTGACACAGATCTCGGTCATGCAGTCCGAAATTCTGGCATCTGAAACCCGGCGCCACGAGCTGGAAACTGGCATCGAAGTGATCCAGACAACGCTGCGCGAAACCATGCAGGACCGCGAAGCCGCCCGGGGTGAGCTGACTGAGCTGCAAGAGCACAGCGACACCGGATCGGCAGCAGTGTCCCCGGCATCAGCTGCCCCTGCACAGATGGACTTTGTGGCCACTGTTTTGGCGGAAACGGCATTGGAACGGGATCAGATCCTGTCTGACGCCCAGGCCGCACTTCAAGCCCGCGACGCACTCGAGCTGGAAATCCGGCTGATGGATGATCGCAATGACCAGATCTTTCGCCAACTCGAAGAGGCTATGGCGATTTCGGTTGAGCCGCTCGATAAAATGTTCCGCTCGGCCGGAATGCCCACAGATCGCATCCTTGAACAGGTGCGGCGCGGATACAGCGGTCAGGGCGGTCCGCTTGACCCTTTTTCCCTGTCGACCCGCGGTGAAGAACCCACCGCGGATGAAGCGCGCGCCCATCTGTTGCTCAATCAGATGGATCAGCTGAACCTGTATCGTATTGCTGCCCAGCAGGCACCATTCGCCACGCCAGTCAATTTGGGATCAGTGCGCCAGACCTCGGGGTATGGCTATCGCCGCGACCCCAAAACCGGCGGCCGCCGGTTGCACAAAGGGTCGGATTTCGCCGGCCGTACCGGCACCGATATTTTCGCCACAGCTGATGGTGTTGTCACCCACGCAGGCTGGCAATCCGGCTACGGCAAACTTGTGACTATCAGACACGCCTTTGGCATTGAGACACGTTACGCCCATAATTCAAACCTCCGCGTCAAGGTCGGCCAAAGGGTCTCGCGCGGGGATCACATCAGTGATATGGGTAACACCGGACGGTCCACCGGGACCCACCTCCACTATGAGGTAAGGGTCAATGGAAACCCAGTTAACCCGATGATCTATATCAAGGCTGCACGCAATGTTTTCTAAAAGCAAAATCAACGAACCCGGCGCTAATAGCCCCGAAAGCAAACCGGCCGCTCCGGCTTCGGCCCCTGCCGCACCGGCACAAAGCGATTTCCGCGCCAGTGCCCCAAAGGCCAAGCCACCGGCCTCAATCCTGTCGTCGGACCTGCATGTCACTGGTAACATGAAGACAACCGGCGACATTCAGGTCGAAGGCACCGTCGAAGGTGACATCCGCGCGCACCTGCTGACCATTGGCGAATCTGCAACGATCAAAGGCGAAGTGACTGCTGATGACGTGGTGATTAACGGCCGCATCGTTGGTCGTGTTCGCGGCTTGAAGGTCCGCCTGACGGCCACTGCCCGGGTCGAGGGTGACATCATCCACAAGACCATCGCCATCGAAAGCGGCGCTCATTTTGAGGGTTCCGTTCAGCGCCAGGATGACCCGCTGAACCCAGGTCGCACGGCCCCAGCCCCCAAACCCGCTGCTGCAGCCGCACCGGCCGCGGCACCGGCTGCCAAAACCAAAGCGTAAAACCGCAATCGGATCAAACGATCTGATCCCAACAATTCAAAGCGCCGCCGGAGCAGTCCAGCGGCGCTTTTTTGTGGCAATTCGCATCGCCCAGCATGGCGTGTCGTTGACGCGAACGGCACCTTTACGGTGCTCCCAGCATCCACTGCCCGTCCGGCCAGAACGCATGATAGGCAAAGGCAAACATCACATCATGGGGCAGATCGCGGCCCTGACCGTCCCGCACCCGGATCGACCCCACATCCCGTCCCTTGCTAATTTGTCCAGTATCCAACGCCGAGGCCTGCCCGGCCCGCCAGCGGATCACTACCCCGGCCTCATGGACATCGCCCAGGTCAGCCAACCGCTGCAGCGGCCAGGCACGGGTGCCAACCCGCACCACCCGCGCCAGTGGCGCGATACCATGCGGCGGCATCTCGCCATTATACAGAAAGGGCCGGGGTGAACTGTCATAACCCCGATAGGGATTGCGCCCGTAAGACCGGTTATAGGCGGGCTCTGCCATCACCAGCCCATCGGGGTTGCGGTCGGCAAACTCCTGCCAGCTTTCCATCCAACTGGGCAGTGACTTTAGCCTGACCCCAGTCATCTCTCCGACAATGCCCTGCCCCAATGCCTGCTGCCACCAGCTTTCGGTCTCACGGTCAAACATCACCATATCCGAATTGCGCAGCTTTCCTGACACGCCAAATGTCAGCACACCTGCTGCCGTGCGGCGATCAAAACTCAGGCCCGAGTTACATAACGGGCAAAACGTCACCGCCACCGGCACAGCACCAATGCGATCATTCACAATTTCGTGCCAGGTCAAATATCGCAGCGGATAGGCCCGCGCCAGCTGACCGGCAATTTCAACCGTGATGACCGGCTCACGCGGTCCAATGTCGCGCTCTTTACCAGCCGGGATAAAGTCAGGATCATTCAACGCCGGAATTCCATCCCGGGGCGGTCCGCCCGACAGGATCTCTGACCAATCACTTACGCTGGTTTTGGAGAAATCAGTCTGCGGCCATTCTCGCTGCCACAGCGCAGGATCGGCCAAAACAAAACTGCCAAACCAGATCAGTGTTATGCTTAAAATGGATCTGATTGCCATCACACACCCCCAATTTACGAGAGCAGAATGCGCTGTTGCGCGGTAACACGCACCCAACAATGACGTGAGCAGCCGACGACGCATCGGCTGCTCACACCTTAAGCTGCAGAGCTTCCCCCAAGGAAGTTCCGACTGTTTATTCGGTTACGGTTACCGTTTTCATAACGTCCGGCGCGCCAATAACAGCACCATTGCCGCCAGTCCCCAGCTTGATGGCATTCACCACATCCATGCCTTTGGTGACCTTTCCAACAACGGTATATTGCCCGTTCAGGAAGTGTCCGGCATCAAACATGATAAAGAATTGCGAGTTGGCACTGTTGGGGCTCTGGCTGCGAGCCATGCCCACAACACCGGCATCAAACGGCACATCCGAGAACTCGGCGTCGATATTGCCCAGATCGGATCCACCGGTTCCGGCCCGGCGCATATCCGCGCCTTCCAGGCCATACTGAACGTCACCTGTCTGCGCCATAAAGCCGTCAATCACACGGTGAAACACCACCCCGTCATATTTGCCCTCAGCCGCCAGCGCAGTAATCTGCGCAACGTGTTTCGGGGCGACGTCCTCCAGCAGGTCAATCACAACCGTGCCATTGGCACCTTCGCCGGCAATGGTAATCTCAAGACCTGTCGCCAGCGCCGGGCTGGCCAACAGGGCAAAGGCAGCTGCGAGTTTAAGCATCCGCTGCCACCTTGACCGAGATCATCCGATCCGGCTCCACCGGTGGTTCACCGCGTACGATGGTATCCACATGGTCCATACCCTCAATCACCCGACCGTACACAGTGTACTGGCCGTTCAGGAAATGGTTGTCACTAAAGTTGATGAAGAACTGCGAGTTGGCGCTGTTCGGATTGGCCGAACGGGCCGCCCCAATGGTACCACGGTCATGTGGAAGCTTGGAAAACTCAGCTGGCAGATCCGGCAGGTCGGAACCACCTGTGCCTGCACTGCGCAGGTTGAAACCCTCTTCCATGTTGCCATTGGCCACATCACCGGTCTGGGCCATAAAGCCGTCGATCACCCGGTGAAAGCAAACATTGTTATAGGCGCCACTGCGAGTCAGCTCTTTCATCCGCTCACAATGTTGCGGTGCAACATCCGACAGCAGCTCAATGACGACATTGCCGCCTGTCAGCTCGATGATGATAGTGTTCTCTGGATCTTTAATCTCGGCCATTTGGCTCTCCTGACGTAACTGATTGCGCAGATAATTAATCCGCCCGCCGCCAATTGCCAAGGGAGCATTGACCTCACAGCCAAAAGCACCGAAATAAACTGCAGATTGACATAGTTTTCCAAGGAGACGGACATGGGCTGGAACACGCTGGACGATATGGAGCTGGGCGGCAAAAAGGTCTTGCTGCGCGTTGATATCAACGTACCGATGGAAAACGGGCAGGTCAGCGACGACACCCGCATCCGCCGGGTGGTGCCCTCCGTTGCTGATATCCTTGCCCAGGGCGGCAGCCCGATCCTATTGGCGCATTTTGGCCGACCCAAGGGTCAGGTGGTGCCGGACATGTCCCTGCGGCCCCTTCAGGCCCCGCTCGAAGTCGCCTTTGGCGCACCGGTGGTGTTTTGCGCCGACTGCCGCGGCCCCGCCGCCCAGGCCGCCGTCGCCGCACTGCAACCCGGTCAAATCCTGCTGCTGGAAAACACCCGTTTCCACTCCGGCGAAGAAAAGAACGACGCCGCCCTAGCTGCAGAAATTGCCGAATTGGGTGACATCTACTGCAACGACGCCTTCTCCGCCGCCCACCGCGCTCATGCCTCAACCGAGGCCCTGGCCCAGTTGCTGCCCGCCTGTGCCGGTCGGTTGATGCAGGCAGAACTTTCCGCTCTCGAAGGGGCACTGGCCCAGCCCAAACGCCCGGTGATGGCTGTGGTCGGTGGCGCCAAAGTGTCGTCAAAGCTGGAACTGCTCGGAAATCTGGTCGAAAAAGTAGACCATCTGGTGATCGGCGGCGGCATGGCCAATACCTTCCTGGCTGCTCAGGGACATGATGTTGGTAAATCTCTGTGTGAACATGATATGACCGGCACCGCGCTTGAAATCATGGCCAAAGCCGAAACCGCAGGCTGTCAGATCTTGCTGCCCAGCGACGTCGTGGTCGCACGCGCGTTCAAGGCCGGGGCTGCCAACGAAACTGTCGCCGCAAATGCCTGCCCGGCGGATGCCATGATCCTCGATGCTGGACCCGCCACAGTCAAAGCCATGGCTGCGGTTCTGGCCGCCTCCAAAACCCTGATCTGGAACGGCCCCATGGGCGCGTTTGAACTGCCGCCCTTTGACGCCGCCACCAATGCGGCCGCTCAAACTGCTGCCGCCCTGACCAAATCCGGCGCTCTGATCAGCGTCGCCGGTGGCGGAGATACCGTCGCAGCCCTCAATCAGGCCAATGCCGCCGATGATTTCAGCTACATTTCAACCGCTGGCGGCGCATTCCTGGAATGGATGGAAGGCAAAACACTGCCAGGTGTTGCCGCTTTGACCCGCTGACATCAACCACAACACCTGCGCCCCACCGACGATGCAACTGCAAGCTTTCCAAATCCGCGTCAGCCTCTCACCGGTGCGCAGCTGCGGTGGGGTGCGATAATACATGACAATACAACAAGAATCTTTCCGCCCCGGCTTCATCTGGCCCTAAATATCCCCGCCGGAGGCCAGGCCCGCAGGGCCTCCACAAAAATCCCTACCAAACCGTTAACAAAAAAAACTTAGTTCCTTGGACTCAAAGGGGATTCACAAGCTGATTCGCCTGTGCCATAACAGGGACAGACGCTGGATCAACCGGCGCTACAAAAACTTGAGCAGACCATACAGGCACTCCCAATTGACCCGCAATCACAGACCCAACTTTGGATCTTTGTCCTTCTTTGCCGCCGCATTTGCGCTCAGCGCATATTTCACCTTTGCGGCCGTCCAAGGAGATTTCGGGTTGTTTCGCAGGGTCGAGATCGCAGCCGAGGCAGAGACCTTGAGCCGCGATCTCGCCCGGCTCAACCTTGAAATCGCGCAAGTGGAAAACCTCACCCATCGGCTGTCCGACGATTTTCTCGATCTGGACCTTCTTGACGAACAGGCCCGCTCGGTTCTGGGTGTCTTGCGCGCCGACGAGATCGTGATCCACTAATAGTCAGCGATCGGCTTCAGGTAACCCTGCTCAACACATTCGTCCACAATCTCGTCGAATAGTAAATTTCCGGTCGAAAGGTTGTTGTCCACCTGCCAAATCTCGTCAAAGTCAGCACGGAACGACGGGGCCTGGCCTTCGGGATCAATGCAGAGAACAGGGCGGCCTTCTTGAGACAACGTTAGATCATCAACCGCGAAAATGACCACCGCTTCGGGATAGGGAAACGCCTCTCTCAGCGCGACCTCATCAGCGCCAAGAAAACGCGGCTCTTCGACAAACCTCAAATCAGCTCGAAACCCCAATTCGTTTTCATGCAAGCTGTCTTCGCACAGCTTTTGCCATTTTGTGGGTCTTCCAGCTGTTATCAGCACCAGCGGCGACGCAGAGTCTTCCAATTCACTTTCCCATACAAACAAAATAATCTCTGTTTTAATATCCTGCGTCTGCTCCTAACATCCTCTGCAGACAATGCCCAAACAAAACCCACTTTGGGGGCGCGCAACAATAATACTCGCCACCAGCACCAAAATCCTTTATTAGATAGTTTAACACTAAACTATCTAGCCTACAGGGGGAGTTCGCCACCATGGCTGCGAGAAAAAGCGTTAAGAAAACAAATGTTTCCGCCGAGGAGCTGACAGAGCACTACCGCTCAATGTTGCTCATTCGACGATTCGAAGAAAAGGCCGGGCAACTCTACGGCATGGGGCTGATCGGCGGTTTCTGCCATCTCTACATCGGTCAGGAAGCGGTTGTTGTCGGTCTCGAAGCCACGGCCAAGGAAGGCGACAAACGTCTGACCTCCTACCGTGACCACGGCCATATGCTGGCCTGCGGTATGGACCCCGGCGGCGTCATGGCTGAGCTGACCGGACG
This portion of the Parasedimentitalea marina genome encodes:
- a CDS encoding peroxiredoxin → MLNTSDPAPDFTLPQAGDGGNVSLTELRGKAFVLFFYPRDNTPGCTKESIGFSSQLQAFAEAGVQVFGISKDSLRKHDNFIAKHQLTTPLLSDADGTMCEDYGTWKEKTLYGKKHWGIERSTFLIDAEGRIAHIWRKVKVDGHVEEVLTAAQAL
- a CDS encoding ferritin-like domain-containing protein, whose amino-acid sequence is MAIPTTLTAMAVDVLTTADGRAKADKSRAYARVWATARENGGSIALGNSTPPDHPARPDQPELLNPRDVPKRKPGSPAGRIALLHAVAHIELNAVDLHWDIIARFAHIQMPMGFYDDWVKAADDEAKHFGLMCDCLESMGSFYGALPAHDGMWRAAEDTALDFQGRLAIVPMVLEARGLDVTPKMIELFEKAGDTAAVDSLNIIYTEEVSHVAYGSKWFNFGCGRENSDPKEMFHALVRRYFKSTLKPPFNEEKRADAGIPPDFYWPLTEGPSDPLSAKTKG
- a CDS encoding DUF5930 domain-containing protein; translated protein: MRTRLAIKIHGFLERCFPERRVFLKSDTDTRFIRLRPETQLIAVAGTCVIVAWGIVATAIVLMDSIGSGNFREQAKRDQETYRERLNALSEERDTRAVEALAAQRRFNAALTQISVMQSEILASETRRHELETGIEVIQTTLRETMQDREAARGELTELQEHSDTGSAAVSPASAAPAQMDFVATVLAETALERDQILSDAQAALQARDALELEIRLMDDRNDQIFRQLEEAMAISVEPLDKMFRSAGMPTDRILEQVRRGYSGQGGPLDPFSLSTRGEEPTADEARAHLLLNQMDQLNLYRIAAQQAPFATPVNLGSVRQTSGYGYRRDPKTGGRRLHKGSDFAGRTGTDIFATADGVVTHAGWQSGYGKLVTIRHAFGIETRYAHNSNLRVKVGQRVSRGDHISDMGNTGRSTGTHLHYEVRVNGNPVNPMIYIKAARNVF
- a CDS encoding bactofilin family protein, giving the protein MFSKSKINEPGANSPESKPAAPASAPAAPAQSDFRASAPKAKPPASILSSDLHVTGNMKTTGDIQVEGTVEGDIRAHLLTIGESATIKGEVTADDVVINGRIVGRVRGLKVRLTATARVEGDIIHKTIAIESGAHFEGSVQRQDDPLNPGRTAPAPKPAAAAAPAAAPAAKTKA
- a CDS encoding DUF3179 domain-containing protein, with product MAIRSILSITLIWFGSFVLADPALWQREWPQTDFSKTSVSDWSEILSGGPPRDGIPALNDPDFIPAGKERDIGPREPVITVEIAGQLARAYPLRYLTWHEIVNDRIGAVPVAVTFCPLCNSGLSFDRRTAAGVLTFGVSGKLRNSDMVMFDRETESWWQQALGQGIVGEMTGVRLKSLPSWMESWQEFADRNPDGLVMAEPAYNRSYGRNPYRGYDSSPRPFLYNGEMPPHGIAPLARVVRVGTRAWPLQRLADLGDVHEAGVVIRWRAGQASALDTGQISKGRDVGSIRVRDGQGRDLPHDVMFAFAYHAFWPDGQWMLGAP
- a CDS encoding peptidylprolyl isomerase; amino-acid sequence: MLKLAAAFALLASPALATGLEITIAGEGANGTVVIDLLEDVAPKHVAQITALAAEGKYDGVVFHRVIDGFMAQTGDVQYGLEGADMRRAGTGGSDLGNIDAEFSDVPFDAGVVGMARSQSPNSANSQFFIMFDAGHFLNGQYTVVGKVTKGMDVVNAIKLGTGGNGAVIGAPDVMKTVTVTE
- a CDS encoding peptidylprolyl isomerase yields the protein MAEIKDPENTIIIELTGGNVVIELLSDVAPQHCERMKELTRSGAYNNVCFHRVIDGFMAQTGDVANGNMEEGFNLRSAGTGGSDLPDLPAEFSKLPHDRGTIGAARSANPNSANSQFFINFSDNHFLNGQYTVYGRVIEGMDHVDTIVRGEPPVEPDRMISVKVAADA
- a CDS encoding phosphoglycerate kinase, with amino-acid sequence MGWNTLDDMELGGKKVLLRVDINVPMENGQVSDDTRIRRVVPSVADILAQGGSPILLAHFGRPKGQVVPDMSLRPLQAPLEVAFGAPVVFCADCRGPAAQAAVAALQPGQILLLENTRFHSGEEKNDAALAAEIAELGDIYCNDAFSAAHRAHASTEALAQLLPACAGRLMQAELSALEGALAQPKRPVMAVVGGAKVSSKLELLGNLVEKVDHLVIGGGMANTFLAAQGHDVGKSLCEHDMTGTALEIMAKAETAGCQILLPSDVVVARAFKAGAANETVAANACPADAMILDAGPATVKAMAAVLAASKTLIWNGPMGAFELPPFDAATNAAAQTAAALTKSGALISVAGGGDTVAALNQANAADDFSYISTAGGAFLEWMEGKTLPGVAALTR
- a CDS encoding septum formation initiator family protein translates to MTRNHRPNFGSLSFFAAAFALSAYFTFAAVQGDFGLFRRVEIAAEAETLSRDLARLNLEIAQVENLTHRLSDDFLDLDLLDEQARSVLGVLRADEIVIH
- a CDS encoding DUF6924 domain-containing protein yields the protein MEDSASPLVLITAGRPTKWQKLCEDSLHENELGFRADLRFVEEPRFLGADEVALREAFPYPEAVVIFAVDDLTLSQEGRPVLCIDPEGQAPSFRADFDEIWQVDNNLSTGNLLFDEIVDECVEQGYLKPIADY